In Chlamydia gallinacea 08-1274/3, the sequence TTGTTCGGTTGTGCTGTGCAGGGTGAAGTTGCCTTGTTCAGCCGTTTTGATAGGAAATCTTATTTTTACCCAGATAGCCCTAGAAATTTTCAAATTACTCAATTTGATTATCCTATTGTTCGGGGCGGACATGTAAAGGCTTTAGTTCAAGGAGAAGAACGGTATTTTGAACTCGCGCAAGCACATATGGAAGATGACGCTGGTATGCTAAAACACTTCGGTAACTTTGCCGGAGTAGATTATAATCGCGCAGGTGTTCCTCTTATAGAAATTGTATCTAAGCCATGTATGTTTTGCTCCGAAGATGCTGTGGCATATGCAACTGCTTTAGTGTCATTGCTAGATTACATTGGCGTGTCTGATTGTAATATGGAAGAAGGCTCCGTACGCTTTGATGTGAATATTTCTGTACGCCCTAAGGGGAGTAAGGAGTTACGCAACAAAGTAGAAATTAAAAATATGAATTCCTTTGCATTTATGGCACAGGCGCTAGAAGCTGAAAAGTGTCGCCAAATTGATGAATATCTTACTCATCCTCATAAGGATCCTAAAGAAGTAATACCCGGGGCTACCTACCGATGGGATCCAGAGAAAAAGAAAACAGTATTAATGCGTCGTAAAGAGCGCGCGGAAGATTATAAATATTTTATCGAGCCAGATCTTCCTGTGTTACAGTTAACAGAAGCATATATAGAGGAAATTCGTGCCACGCTTCCAGAGCTTCCCTATGATAAATACCAACGATATTTAAAAGATTATGGTATTGCTGAAGATATTGCCGCTATTTTGATTAGCGATAAATACATCGCTCAATTTTTTGAGGTTGCCGCTGCACAGTGTGCGAATTATCGTGCTCTTTCTAATTGGGTGACTGTAGAATTCATAGGACGGTGTAAAAACTTAGGAAAAAAATTAGTTTGTTCAGGGGTTCTTCCTGAACACGTTGCTCAGTTAGTGAATTTTATTGATAGCGGAGTCATCACAGGAAAAATCGCTAAAGATGTAGCAGATATGATGATGGATTCTCCACATAAAAGCCCTGAAGATATCCTTAAGGAAAATCCTGATCTGCTTCCTATGACAGATGAAGAGGCTTTACTAACTATTATCAAGGAAGTTGTTCAGGAAAACCCTCAATCCGTAGCGGATTATCATAGTGGTAAAACAAAAGCCCTAGGATTTTTAGTAGGACAAGTTATGAAGCGTACTCAGGGGAAAGCTCCTCCTAACCGAGTAAATGCTTTGTTATGCATAGAATTGAAGAGTTAATAAAAGCTGGCCTATCTCTCTTATATTGGGACCAGTTCTTTTGAAATTCTTATGAGAAAAGATCTAGTCTTAAAGAGGACTGTTATCACAAGTGGCACAAGCGTGTAACACAGCAGGGGTTACTTTTTCCTTCTTTTGGATTTCTTTTTCCTATGCTTTTCTTCTTCTGGAGAGGATTGTTCGTCTTCTCTTTTATGTTTCTCTCGTCCTGAGTGTTTAGAAGATTCTGTTCGGTTTACTTTACGTAGTAGTGGGCTGTTTTCTTGGCCTAGTTTCCTACTTTTAATCAGGGGGGAAGAAACATTCCCTAAGGGAGCAATAATTAAAGATAGATTTGAGTTGGAGCACGATTCGTGGGGTAAGCTTGGAGGAGTGAAGTTAGGAACTCCAATGACTTCCTCTTCTTGGCTAGGAGAATCAATATCGCTTGAGAAGTCGGGTTCATAGCCGTTTGAAAGTAGTGTATGTATAGAATTTTTCTTGTGAAGAACAATATTTCCTTGACTGCTATGGCGTATCCGTTTTTGGCGAGCAGCTAGCCGTGCTTGTTGTGCTTGGTGGGTTTGTTGAGATTTTATAGATGCTGGGCTTTTTCTTTCAGTAGTAAGAAGCTTCTCATCACTTAGATATTGCTTAGAAGGTCCTAGTGGAGTAGAAGACTGATCAGTAAATTGGGAAATTTTTTTCTGTTCTTTGATGAGGGCTTCGGTTTTAAAATGTTGGAAAGTCACCTTATGCAGTGAAATTAGGGATAAACCTATTGTCATTACCCCCATGGAGAATAAAGGATTAGCAACAATTAATATGCTCCCTCCAGAAGCTACAGAAGCAGTTGCTAAAAGTAATGACGCCATTCCCAACAAGATAAAGGGTAGGAAAATAGCTGTTAGGGTGTCGGCAATTTTTTGTGCTTTGGAAGTTGACGCAGCGTCAGAAATGAGCATAGCTAGTCCCAGAGTACTGAGAACAAAACCAGGAATTAAACCAAATAACAGTAATCCCTGTCCTTGTGATACTATTAGAATGGATACAATAGCAATGATAGCAATTGCAATAATGGTGATATCATAGACATAGCGCATACAAGGGTAGCGATCAGGAAGAGAAATCAGTCTCTCTAGAGGATTAGATGGTTTCGGAAGACGCCCATACATAGTCTGTGACTTAGGATTAGGGCCCGACAGGGTGGAACTTAAGACTTTACTCATGCTATACCCTAATTTTTGACTTAGTTGCTTTTATTATAATTTCTTACATTGTTTATTTGGATTATTTTGTTTTATATTTATGTTAATTTCTTATAAAGATTAAGAAATTTATTAACATGTGCGCCTATGTTCCTATCTTTCGAGTCAACGTTAATTGGCGTATTGCGTGCTCTAGAAGAAGTGATAAAAGAGACAATAAAAATATGAAACACGGAGAAGAATTTTAGGAGAATTGTGGGTTAGCTCGTGGAGAAAATAGTTCCCTATGGATATGCAGAAGAGTGGTGCTAGTTCCTGCAGCTCCCAAAATGCCAATCGTTAAAAATACTACTTCAGGAGAAATCATAATAAGACAAAATATTGAAGCAACAATGAGAGCGGTTACTAGAATACTCATTATCCATGCTATCAAGTAGGAAGGAACATGACGAATACCCTTTCCGGAGACACATTTCATTAGGCAGATCGTGGGGAGTAAGACGGTGCCTACAAGAGACATTAGAGGAAAGCTAAGTATTTTTATTGTTCCAAGAACTGTGGAAATAACAACTTCAATCAATATAGCTAATTTTGGATGCAGAAGAGCTTGACGCTGACAACAACGAGCCAGAACTCTCTCTGGGAACGTCAAGTCAATATAAATGCGTGTGCCCTTTTGATACAATTCACGACAATCCATTTTAGACAAGAGATTCCCATTACTTAGAAACAAAATTTTAGGAAGGGACAATTTTTAGTACAATAATAAATCCTTTGTAGATCGTTTTAAAATAATCATTTAAAACGAAATTATAGCAGACCCTCCAAAAAATACTGAAGTCTTAAAAGGATAACTAGTACTTTGGGTGTTATGGCTGTCTGCTAGAGAAATATCGTTACCGAGGGACCAGCCATAAAATGCTTTGATAAAGCTTCCAGGCCAAGGAGAGAGTTTGATATTTCCTTCGATTTCTCGTCCTTGGTACTCAAAAATACCTTCGGAAGAAGCTAAATGGTTTTTGGGAAGTTTTTTTCGAAATCGCGTTAAACGATAAGCAGCTCCAAAATCACATACCGAAGTGCATTTGTATTCTAATGAGAAGTTCAGAGGATAAATGCAATGAATAGTGACTTGATCATTCGGTTTATAGGAGGCTCCAATTAGAGGCCAGGCTTTTTCTTGATGTAATCCTGTTTCATTGATCATTCCGAATACTACGGAAAGCTGTCGTGTCGCTTGATATTTTCCCGACAGTACTGCCTGATGCAGGCTGTAGCCAATCTCAAGGTTTTCGGGATCTACAAGAGAAGAAAACATTACGGACCACTGCCAATTTGTTAAGGATACTGTATAAGCTCCTAAGGAAAGCATAAGATAATTATAGAAGGACTTATCTTGAAACGTTGCATAGCCCAATAATGATTGAGGATCCCCTACTTTAGGTTGTGTGTGGTCCCAGAGAACATTAACGCCTACATACCCTGTGGATAGAAGTAATCCAAATTGTGGGTTCAGGGGTAGGGTAAAAAGAAGAGAAGCATCAGATTGGCGTAAACCTAAAGATTGATGGGATAGTTTTTTAAATTCAGCATTTTCAACTTGCAAATATTGCATTTGCAAAGAAAAAAGACGAGGTTGAGAGGATGCTTCACGCGCTTCTTTATCGATCCCTAAAGCATCATGGATCATGTAGATCGGGGTGGAAATGAGCTGACCAGAAAGAGTCAGTAAATGGAAAAACAATTTCAACATATTCCCGTCACTATATTCATTAACTCTCACTAGAAGAATTTCTTCGAAACTCTGTTTCAGAGGACACAAAAGTTTTCATAGCTAGAAGCGCTGAGTATTTTGCCTAACAATAGACTAAACCATTTATAGGATAGATTACTACTGATTTTCATATTCTGTATCTGATGAGTTAACAATACATACCTTCTCATAGCTATGTGCAAGAGAGAATTTCATGAAATGTTTTAAAGTGTGTTTTGCATACAAGAGGTAAAATGTCTTTTCCTAAGGAGTGAACAATAGATTTTCCTGCTGCTTTGACTTGAGCCGATGCTCCTTTAGGTAATTTTACGGAAAATTGCTTTTCTAGTTGTTCTATGGCAGAGATAAAAGCTTCTCGAGCCAGTATAGAAGCTGCTGCAACAACGATATCTTGTTCGGCATGGGTTGTTTGTACTACAGGGATGCTTACATGTTTTTTTTTCAAAGCATTGAGCAAGATACTTTCAGATGAAGCAAATTGATCCGAGATAGCAAATACGTTTTCTGCAGGATGCGGAGATAATTCATCAATAATTGTTGCGTGTGCCCAAGCCAAAAGAAGATTTAAGTTTTGAAACTTTTGATAGAGTTCATTGTATTTTTGTGGATAAAGCACCAAGAGTTTATACGTACATAAAGAGCGGATATTTTTAGCTAGTGAGATAATTTGAGTATCCTTAAGTAGTTTAGAATCTCGAATTCCTGTGTTGTAAAGTTTTTGAAGAATTTCTTTACTGGAAGCGAATACCCCTGCAATACACAGCGGACCAAAAAAGTCTCCCTTTCCGGATTCATCTACTCCTAAACGAGGACGGAGATCTTTTTGCGTATCAGGGCAAGAAAATGTAAGCAAGATTTCTGGTTCTAAGAAAAATTCAATGAATTCTTGTGATCCTTTTCCTTGAACAACAAGCTTTCCTGAAGAATATAATGCGCAGCTTACTGAAGATGAGCGTGCTAAAAAAATTGTATGAGGGGGATAGGAAAACTCAAAGCCTTTTTCTTCTAGTCGGGATTTAAGTAAGCCATATAGTGAAGGAGATAGTTGGGTAACAAATGGTACTGACATAATACAGAAATTCACTTTGCGTAAGAATTTGAATAGGAAACTTTATATGTTTTTCATGTTTTTACGCATTTCTAATGTGGAGTTCGTCATTTTATGGATTTTAAAATACAAATTAAACGTTAATTTTGTATAGTCTTGCAATAAGACAGGACTTGAGTTTATAAAGAAGGAAATTTCAATTTTAAGATGGACTTGAGATTGAAAAGATAATCTACGGACCCTTGAGAAGCAACAATTTCTATGACAGAACATATTCATCAAGAATTAGTTCATTTAGGCGAAATTTTTCGTAATAAACGTGAAGAAAAATCCCTATCATTAAAAGATGTAGAAACCGCAACTGCTATTCGTTGCTCGTGTTTAGAAGCAATAGAAAATGGGTGCTTGGGAAAGTTGATTTCTCCAGTGTATGCTCAAGGATTTATAAAGAAGTATGCTGCGTATTTAGGCTTAGATAGCGAACGTATTCTTCAAGAACATCCTTATGTTATTAAAATTTTTAAAGAATTTTCAGAACATAATATGGAGATGTTGTTGGATTTAGAATCTATGGGGGGGAGAAATTCTCCGGAACAGATTATTCGTGGTTGGTCAAATCTTTGGTGGGCAGCGCTTATTGTTGGTAGCATTGTGACCATTTGGTGGTTGGGTTCTCGGCTTTCTATTTTTTAAATTTATATATTTTCTCGATTATATTTCCTTAGGGGTGAATTTTTTCAGCAGGGATGATCGCACCTCATAGGTTGTTTAATTCTTAGCTTTTCTATTGAATAAATTTAAAAGTATTCTAAAGAAGTATTGTAAATACAAACAGTCTTTCTTTGTATGAAAACTACAAAAGGCAGATGTTCTCTGCCTTTTGTTTATTATTTTTATAATTTTTTCTAAGCTATTTAAATATAAAGCTTGGAAAAGTTTTAATGTATCCACTAGAAGAATAACTGTGCAAGCTGGCTCGTTTTCTCTGCTGTGTTTAAAAGTTGCTGTTGTTCTTTTGGGCCAAACCATATGCCATCAGATTCATCACCTGCTTCTGAGGTCGGGTCAACGGTTGTTCCCCCAGTAGCTCCACCTGTGGAATTATCAGGATCATCTCCACGGTCACTTTCTAGTCCTCCGTCTACTTCAGAATCATCCCAGGGATCGGGAAAAGCAGGAGGAGCAATATGCTGATTAGGGTCTCTGTGTAGCAAGGATATGAGGTCAATCAGTTTCCACCACGTGTCTTTAGGAGGATTGCCCTCTTCGTCTACAGGAATAAGGTTGACTGTGAGTAAACCGCAAAGAAGGAATTGTAGGAAGGTGGGATGGGATACTGTGAGACTGTAGTTCCCTCTACCTATTTGGGGTTGGAAACAAGGGCTTCCTTTGAGTAAATAATAGAAAGCATTTTTTATAGTGCGCATGACTGATTCGGCGCGTCCATCCACCTTTTCATTTCTTCCCGATCTTGCATTACGGCAAAGGACTCCCTTTAGTTGCTGTTCTAATTTAGTCCAATTCACTTGTTTCATTAACTCAGGAGCTTCACCTGGAGAGTGGTTAGGGGAGATCCAAATGGTAGGCGGATTGTGCGTGGATGGACTATGAAATCCTTGTCTTATAGCAGACACTTCTTCACCATCTGTTTTAGGAAGAGAAGATTCTATGTCAGCAGTTTGGAAGAGTTCTTTTTGTAGGTATTGATGGAAAAATGCTTGTATCTTAGCTTGAGCTTCTCTGCAACATGTTTGTATATGCTCTTTATCATTTTCACTTAAACTTTTTCCAGTGATCATCAGCGATGAGACATCGATTCCGGAGGATTGTACACCAATACCAGCTACAATAGGTCCGTGTGCTGAAGATAAATCTTTAAAAAATGCGCGATCTGGATGATCTTCGGGAGTTGCACCGTCTTCTTCATTAATCACACAAGTGCATAAACATTGGAAACATAAAGCTAACCAATTGGGACAGTGAGACTCACACCAGGGTTGGCAGCGATCTCTGCAGAATCTGGCTCCTTGCTGTGTATGTGGACTATCAAGAATTTGAGTAAATAAATTAGCTGCATCTTTTAATGTTTGCAGAACAACATCGTCATTAGTCCCTAGAGAGATTCCTATAGACACTGTGTGAGAGGATCTTGGTTGGGTAGTTATTGGGTGTTGAGACGCTGCTCCTGTTTCTTGTAGGGGAAATTGTTCAGGGGAGTTGGTTGATGTTGTAGACCAGAAACAGTCACATTTAGGGACAGGAAAGCACATAAAATTCCTCTGATGTTAAAATGTTTAGAGACGAAAGGATCGTTGGTATTTTTTCTGGTTCATTGTTGATAAGGCAAGCAATTTTGTCTATGAATTTGATTCTAAGATGCTGATTTTTAGTTTTTTATAAAAAAGTGTTTTAGTTTTAGATAAATGTTTATAAGGAAAAATTTTTCGATAAGTTCAAATTGTTTTTCTGTCCAACGATGTGTAATCGGGCATATTAGTTGTTTCTACTCATTCTATGGGTTGCTAGTCTTCAACCTATTTTTATTGTATTCATATCTTCGAGTATTGATCGTTTTTCTATAGGATTTTTTAAGTATAGACAATGGGGTCGAGATATCCAGACTAGGATTAGAATTTACTCAACAGAGTAGATGTCTAGTTGTGGTATTTTCTCGATCCCCACATGTTTTGCTCGCTATTTATTGGGTTTTAGCTTGAGCAATTTTCATCACTGAAAAAAGTTCTGTCAAATTACTTGAGCTACTGAGTAGCTCTTTCTGTCTTATAATTTCATCATTTTCATCATCAGGGGGACATTCAACACCATCAGGTAGATGGTAGTCATCAGCAGGGGCATTTGACGTACTATCTGCAGAACTAATGCTTACCTGGCGGGTTAACTGTCGTTTAGTGGGTGCTTTCGATGTTTGTGATTTTGCTAAATACACTCGTTGTGAACGTAGGAAAATTTTCATAAATGGATCATCAGCCTGAGAAATATCTACTGGAGATTGCTCAGAAGAGTCCACAGGTACGTAGCCACAACAAAGCAAAATTAACATTAATAGTCGTATGAAACTCTTTATTTCGTAAGAAGGGCAGGCTCCACTTTTAATTAAAGGAGAATTTGGGCCGGCGGATATACAGAGAAATTTTTCAAATATCCAGGTGACTAGATGAGCTTTTTCAAACCCCAGGATTCCTACCTGTCCGGTAGTTAAAGATTTTACTATTAGCTGGGAAAGAAATTTCTGTGTAACAGATTGTTTGTATTTCGATGCTGATGCTGATGATTGTATTCCAGAACAGACAATAGAATCCCTGCGTCCAGAGTTGGGATTTGTTGCATTGAAAATCATGTTATCCGAGTTATCAATCAGCCAGCATGGGGGAGGAGTAGGTGTTTGCTCAGGATTTAGCCATGCCTGTGATCCAATGATTCCTAAAAGGATAGGTAATGTTTGCTGGACTTCATCATCATCACTGGTGATAGATAGGCTAGCATCATAAAAAAATGACTGAGAAATTTCTCGCATACCTCCAGAGCATTGATTTTTGGCTTCTTGACAAGCTGCTTCGAGTTCTTGTTTTTGTTCTTCAGTAAAATTTGCACCACTTTGTACCATGCTTAATACATTCCATTCTAACGTGTTAAGTGCTAACCCTAATGAAATTGGGCCATAACTTTGATTCATCCCATCAATAAATTGGGGAATATTGCTTGTGCTTGTAGTTTCCACAATGCAACAAGCTTGGAAACAAGTGCAAAACCACCTGCCGCAACTTCCAAAACGTCTTTCACAGGGATTAGAGCATTGTTCGTAGCAGACAACGCATCCTTTTTGGGTTCTTGGGTGTTCAATGATAGAGCTTACTATCCCAGCAATTTGACTCACTTGGCTTGCTAAGTCACTTTCACCGCCAAGTTGTAGTCGGATTTCCGATCGTGCTTGTGGTTGTTTAGTGACAACACCAGAGGTGGATGGATTTTGAGAAGTATCAATAGATCCTGAGCGTACTCGAGAAAACTGAAAACTAGGAAAACTAAATGCCATACATGGCCTCCGTAGATTTTTGAATTTTTCTCCAAGATTCTGATGTAAAAAATGAGCATATTTTGTTTTTCATCAGAAAATTTGGGAAAGCAATGTAAAGAAATTTTTTTAAAACATCCATTTTTTAAATTTTTTTTTACACTTGCAGAGTGCAGGAATTGCCAGAGCCACGAAATTTTTTCGTGTTTATGGAATGTAAATTGAGAGAATTCACGTCTTTGGAGATAAGGAAGATTTTGTATTTGCTTTAGTCATAGAATGACGTGTAGTTTTTATCTTTTTTGGTGTAGTTGAAGAGTCTTTTTCGTTGTTTATTTTTGTAGTAACGGCTAAGAAAGCTCTCTTTTTGATGCAGGTAAGGCAAAGGATTTCTTCAGATGTACCATGATTTAACCATGGAAAAGTTGTTTCTTAATTGTCATGTTTTTGCTTTTGTGCATGTAGGGAAATGAGGAAGAGGTTGTTTTAAAGTATAATTAAATCTAGATTCTCTTAATGAAAAAAGTTAACATACTCCGTAGCCTTCAGCACAATCTCAATCCCCCTGAGAGTGTGGTGAGGGCAATTTTTTATTTTGTTTTCTAACATGATTCTTTGTTGCTATCCTTTACCCACCTCTACCTACCTATAGAAATAGGTGGGATCTTTTTATTACCTACAAATTTCTTCAATAGTTAAATTGGGTTTCTATCTAAATCTTCGTTGAAGTTTGTGGTGCACTAGCTTTGCTTGCTTATGCTTATACTTGTATATTAGGGTAATATATTTTAAACATTGCTTCTCTATAGGTTAACTCCATCTATTTAGACTGTATTGAGATATATCTGGTACAGCAGGACATATTCTATTTCTATCTTGAAATCCTATAATTTGCGGTCTTGGATTTATTTAGGGATTGTTGATTACGAAAAGAAGTATGTGTGATCAACACTGTCGTAGTCGTTAATTTTACTTTTAGATATGAAGAGATGCTAATGCTGTCTTGAACAGTGTGGGTTTCTATTTGGGGAGAAGAAATAGTGTGAAAACGGAAGAGAAGGGATTCGAACCCCTGGTTCCTTTAAGGGAACTTCTGATTTCGAATCAGATGCATTCGACCACTCTGCCACTCTTCCGTACGTAACCAGTTTAGGTTTTCTTAATTAGGAAATCAAGCTCCTCAATGATAATTTTCTTGTGTAACCCATCTCTTTGATAATCAGAAATTAATTTCTGTAAAAACTCCGCGTTATCTCAGAAGATCTTCAGCACGATCTCCTTAAGAATAAGAAAGATTAAAATATGCTGATGTATTCATTAGCTTGGTTTAGGGGTCCTTGGGAGATTCCATTTCTATATGAGTATGTTAGGTAAAATGATAATAATAAATTATGCTAAAAGTAGTCTGTTTGTTTTAAAATAAATTAAAGGCTTTTGTTTTTTTTATTTTATTATGTCACAGCCTCTGTATACAAATAAACTGATTAACGAGAAATCTCCTTACCT encodes:
- a CDS encoding helix-turn-helix domain-containing protein, translating into MTEHIHQELVHLGEIFRNKREEKSLSLKDVETATAIRCSCLEAIENGCLGKLISPVYAQGFIKKYAAYLGLDSERILQEHPYVIKIFKEFSEHNMEMLLDLESMGGRNSPEQIIRGWSNLWWAALIVGSIVTIWWLGSRLSIF
- the gatB gene encoding Asp-tRNA(Asn)/Glu-tRNA(Gln) amidotransferase subunit GatB is translated as MSNVYADWESVIGLEVHVELNTASKLFSGARNRFGDEPNTNISPVCTGLPGTLPVLNKEAVRKAVLFGCAVQGEVALFSRFDRKSYFYPDSPRNFQITQFDYPIVRGGHVKALVQGEERYFELAQAHMEDDAGMLKHFGNFAGVDYNRAGVPLIEIVSKPCMFCSEDAVAYATALVSLLDYIGVSDCNMEEGSVRFDVNISVRPKGSKELRNKVEIKNMNSFAFMAQALEAEKCRQIDEYLTHPHKDPKEVIPGATYRWDPEKKKTVLMRRKERAEDYKYFIEPDLPVLQLTEAYIEEIRATLPELPYDKYQRYLKDYGIAEDIAAILISDKYIAQFFEVAAAQCANYRALSNWVTVEFIGRCKNLGKKLVCSGVLPEHVAQLVNFIDSGVITGKIAKDVADMMMDSPHKSPEDILKENPDLLPMTDEEALLTIIKEVVQENPQSVADYHSGKTKALGFLVGQVMKRTQGKAPPNRVNALLCIELKS
- a CDS encoding DUF5422 family protein; protein product: MDCRELYQKGTRIYIDLTFPERVLARCCQRQALLHPKLAILIEVVISTVLGTIKILSFPLMSLVGTVLLPTICLMKCVSGKGIRHVPSYLIAWIMSILVTALIVASIFCLIMISPEVVFLTIGILGAAGTSTTLLHIHRELFSPRANPQFS
- a CDS encoding IncV family inclusion membrane protein, which translates into the protein MSKVLSSTLSGPNPKSQTMYGRLPKPSNPLERLISLPDRYPCMRYVYDITIIAIAIIAIVSILIVSQGQGLLLFGLIPGFVLSTLGLAMLISDAASTSKAQKIADTLTAIFLPFILLGMASLLLATASVASGGSILIVANPLFSMGVMTIGLSLISLHKVTFQHFKTEALIKEQKKISQFTDQSSTPLGPSKQYLSDEKLLTTERKSPASIKSQQTHQAQQARLAARQKRIRHSSQGNIVLHKKNSIHTLLSNGYEPDFSSDIDSPSQEEEVIGVPNFTPPSLPHESCSNSNLSLIIAPLGNVSSPLIKSRKLGQENSPLLRKVNRTESSKHSGREKHKREDEQSSPEEEKHRKKKSKRRKK
- the rnhC gene encoding ribonuclease HIII; amino-acid sequence: MSVPFVTQLSPSLYGLLKSRLEEKGFEFSYPPHTIFLARSSSVSCALYSSGKLVVQGKGSQEFIEFFLEPEILLTFSCPDTQKDLRPRLGVDESGKGDFFGPLCIAGVFASSKEILQKLYNTGIRDSKLLKDTQIISLAKNIRSLCTYKLLVLYPQKYNELYQKFQNLNLLLAWAHATIIDELSPHPAENVFAISDQFASSESILLNALKKKHVSIPVVQTTHAEQDIVVAAASILAREAFISAIEQLEKQFSVKLPKGASAQVKAAGKSIVHSLGKDILPLVCKTHFKTFHEILSCT